The Candidatus Methylomirabilis lanthanidiphila genome segment GCGCCACATCCGGATCCTTGAAGACCTCAACTATCCGGAGATGAAGGTCTCGTTGAAAGCCTCCGATCCCCTGATGATGATTGAGGCCTACCGCCTCCTGGCGGATGAGATCGAGTATCCCCTCCATCTGGGGGTCACCGAGGCCGGGACCTCCGGCGTGGGAACGATCAGATCGGCCGTCGGCATCGGGACGCTGCTCGCCGAGGGGATCGGCGATACCATCCGGGTGTCGCTCTCGGCAGACCCCGTCGAGGAGATCAAGGCGGGCGTAGAGATCTTGAAGTCGCTCAGCCTTCGGAGGGGTGGACTGACGTTGGTCTCCTGTCCGTCTTGCGCACGAGCCGATATCGATCTGGTTCCCCTTGCCCAGGAGGTGGAGCGGCGATTGGCGGGGATCACGAAGGAGATCCATGTCGCCGTGATGGGGTGTGAGGTGAACGGACCAGGGGAGGCCAGAGGGGCCGACATCGGCGTGGCCGGCGGCAAGGGGATCGGCTGGATTTTCAAGAAGGGAGAGGCGGCTCGGAAAGTGAAGGAATCCGAGATCGTCGACGCCCTGGTCGAGGAGGTCAACAAGATGGTGACGGAAGGCAACGACCACACGTAAACTCGAAGCGTTCAGCTATCAGCCATTAGCTGTCAGCTTACACCAAGGACCAACAGCAAGATACTATCCAATCAGGGCTGTTCATCGTTTGGTGTTTTTTTGTTCTTAGCTGATTGCTGACCGCTGGCAGCCGTACCGCTTTACTGGCATACTAATGCGTTGGACAAGGTCACTCATCCCGACACTGAAAGAAGAACCCGCAGAAGCTGAGGCGGTCAGCCACAAGCTGATGGTCCGCGCCGGACTGGTCCGGCAGCTTGCGGCCGGGATCTATATCACCCTCCCGCTTGGCCAGCGGGTGTTGGATAAGATCAACGCCATCATCCGCGAGGAAATGAACCGGATCGGCGGCCAGGAAATTACCATGCCGGTCCTGCACCCGGCGGAGCTGTGGCAGCAGACTGGACGATGGACGACAATCGGTGAGGAGAT includes the following:
- a CDS encoding 4-hydroxy-3-methylbut-2-en-1-yl diphosphate synthase; the encoded protein is MIERRKTRQIQVGAVKIGGDAPVSVQSMTKTDTRDVRATVDQIWALEVAGCDIVRVGVPEKEAAEKLWEIRKQIRIPLIADIHFDYRLALIALEQGVDGLRLNPGNIGDRSRVEEIVKAATQRKIPIRIGVNSGSLEKDLLARDGGPTPRGMAESAMRHIRILEDLNYPEMKVSLKASDPLMMIEAYRLLADEIEYPLHLGVTEAGTSGVGTIRSAVGIGTLLAEGIGDTIRVSLSADPVEEIKAGVEILKSLSLRRGGLTLVSCPSCARADIDLVPLAQEVERRLAGITKEIHVAVMGCEVNGPGEARGADIGVAGGKGIGWIFKKGEAARKVKESEIVDALVEEVNKMVTEGNDHT